The proteins below are encoded in one region of Microbispora sp. NBC_01189:
- a CDS encoding Ni/Fe hydrogenase subunit alpha, with translation MTHKTVRIGGLTRVEGEGGLVVHARDGRITGLELRIYEPPRFFEALLRGRGHTEPPDITARICGICPVAYQMSACQAIEAACGAEVTGPLRDLRLLLYYGEWIESHALHIYLLHAPDFLGYDSGIALAADRRDLVERGLALKKAGNELIAVIGGRPIHPVNVRVGGFYRVPARAELAPVAERLRRARDDALATVAWVAGFDFPDVEHDYRFLALSHPEEYAILSGRVATMMTAGDGRGTPEGFAVEDWPEHVTEEQVPHSTALHARLDGESGYLVGALARYALNAARLSPLAREAAAAAGLGPVCRNPFRAIVVRAVEIVHACDEALRILDGYTEPDRPSVPVEPRPGVGHGASEAPRGTLYHRYRLDEDGLVAEADIVPPTAQNQARIEADLRDLLAPRLAPGLDPPEAELAALCERAIRNHDPCISCSAHFLDFRLDRG, from the coding sequence GTGACCCACAAGACGGTGCGGATCGGCGGCCTGACCCGGGTGGAGGGCGAGGGCGGGCTGGTCGTGCACGCCAGGGACGGCCGGATCACCGGCCTGGAGCTGCGGATCTACGAGCCGCCCCGGTTCTTCGAGGCGCTGCTGCGCGGGCGCGGCCACACCGAGCCCCCCGACATCACCGCGAGGATCTGTGGCATCTGTCCCGTGGCGTACCAGATGAGCGCCTGTCAGGCGATCGAGGCCGCCTGCGGCGCGGAGGTGACCGGCCCGCTGCGGGACCTGCGGCTGCTGCTCTACTACGGCGAGTGGATCGAGTCGCACGCGCTGCACATCTACCTGCTGCACGCGCCCGACTTCCTCGGGTACGACAGCGGCATCGCGCTGGCCGCGGACCGCCGTGACCTGGTCGAGCGCGGCCTCGCGCTGAAGAAGGCCGGAAACGAGCTGATCGCGGTCATCGGCGGGCGGCCCATCCACCCCGTGAACGTCCGGGTCGGCGGCTTCTACCGGGTGCCCGCCCGGGCCGAGCTGGCCCCCGTCGCCGAGCGGCTGCGCCGCGCCCGCGACGACGCCCTGGCCACCGTCGCCTGGGTCGCCGGGTTCGACTTCCCCGACGTCGAGCACGACTACCGGTTCCTCGCCCTCAGCCATCCGGAGGAGTACGCGATCCTGTCCGGAAGGGTGGCGACCATGATGACGGCGGGTGACGGGCGGGGCACGCCCGAGGGCTTCGCGGTCGAGGACTGGCCGGAGCACGTGACCGAGGAACAGGTGCCCCACTCCACGGCGCTGCACGCGCGGCTGGACGGCGAGAGCGGCTACCTCGTCGGCGCCCTCGCCCGCTACGCGCTCAACGCGGCGCGGCTGTCCCCCCTCGCGCGGGAGGCGGCCGCCGCCGCCGGCCTCGGGCCCGTGTGCCGCAACCCGTTCCGGGCCATCGTCGTACGCGCCGTGGAGATCGTGCACGCGTGCGACGAGGCGCTGCGGATCCTGGACGGCTACACCGAGCCCGACCGGCCCTCGGTGCCGGTCGAGCCGCGTCCCGGCGTCGGCCACGGCGCGTCGGAGGCCCCGCGCGGCACTCTCTACCACCGCTACCGGCTGGACGAGGACGGCCTCGTCGCGGAGGCGGACATCGTGCCGCCCACCGCGCAGAACCAGGCGCGGATCGAGGCGGACCTGCGTGACCTGCTCGCGCCCCGCCTCGCCCCGGGTCTCGACCCGCCCGAGGCGGAGCTGGCCGCCCTGTGCGAGAGGGCGATCCGGAACCACGATCCCTGCATCTCCTGCTCCGCCCACTTCCTCGACTTCCGCCTGGATCGCGGGTGA
- a CDS encoding hydrogenase maturation protease — translation MSAGETVVVGLGSDLRGDDAAGLAVARLLAGLHGDAPPPGVAVEACGDAAALVEAWSGAALAIVVDAVRTGAAPGTVHHSLPSLPVPLPEAGWHGGTHSLGLVDAVDLGRALGRLPGELVVVGIEGGDFTPGAPMTPPVLAAARRTARELREQLSRERPGARRR, via the coding sequence GTGAGCGCGGGAGAGACGGTCGTCGTCGGCCTGGGGAGCGACCTGCGGGGCGACGACGCGGCGGGCCTGGCGGTGGCCCGGCTGCTCGCGGGCCTCCACGGCGACGCGCCGCCACCCGGCGTCGCCGTGGAGGCCTGCGGGGACGCCGCCGCGCTGGTCGAGGCGTGGTCGGGCGCCGCACTCGCGATCGTGGTCGACGCCGTCCGCACCGGCGCGGCCCCCGGCACCGTGCACCACAGCCTGCCGTCCCTCCCGGTGCCACTCCCGGAGGCGGGATGGCACGGCGGCACCCACTCGCTCGGCCTCGTGGACGCCGTCGACCTCGGCCGGGCCCTCGGCCGCCTGCCGGGAGAGCTCGTCGTCGTCGGCATCGAGGGCGGCGACTTCACACCGGGGGCGCCGATGACCCCGCCCGTCCTGGCCGCGGCCCGCCGTACGGCTCGTGAGCTGCGGGAACAGCTGTCCCGGGAGCGGCCTGGCGCACGTCGAAGGTGA
- a CDS encoding OsmC family protein, with the protein MPAEQRDGVIKVAWHGAGRFDVHIRRHAVRSDQPRDVGGSDTGPTPAELFVGGLAAGIAHCAERFLRQRQLPAGVGVTARYGLGVCPGRIDRVELSVEAPGLPEGLRASLLSVLEHCALYTTLRVPPRITFDVRQAAPGTAVPAAHEPYGGPRPGRAGSSAPPV; encoded by the coding sequence ATGCCGGCTGAACAGCGTGACGGGGTCATCAAGGTCGCCTGGCACGGAGCCGGCCGTTTCGACGTCCACATCCGCCGGCACGCCGTCCGGTCCGACCAGCCCAGAGACGTCGGCGGGAGCGACACCGGCCCCACGCCGGCCGAGCTGTTCGTGGGCGGGCTGGCCGCGGGCATCGCGCACTGCGCCGAACGCTTCCTGCGCCAGCGCCAGCTTCCGGCGGGAGTCGGCGTCACCGCGCGGTACGGCCTGGGCGTCTGCCCGGGGCGGATCGACCGCGTGGAGCTGTCGGTGGAGGCCCCCGGCCTTCCGGAGGGCCTGCGGGCCTCGCTCCTGTCGGTCCTGGAGCACTGCGCGCTCTACACCACGCTGCGGGTGCCGCCGCGGATCACCTTCGACGTGCGCCAGGCCGCTCCCGGGACAGCTGTTCCCGCAGCTCACGAGCCGTACGGCGGGCCGCGGCCAGGACGGGCGGGGTCATCGGCGCCCCCGGTGTGA
- a CDS encoding GAF domain-containing sensor histidine kinase, producing the protein MIPRTRLDELLAELHGRLQAVLVTRDRVQALLEAVVSVGGDLDLETVLRRIVETATTLVDARYGALGLIGEDNTLARFVPVGLSEEEIARIGHWPHGLGLLGLLIKEPRTLRLPDISRHPESYGFPSGHPPMHGFLGVPVRVRGEVFGNLYLTEKRGGGEFDEDDEAIVVALAGAAGVAIENARLYEETRRRETWLQASGEITTSLLSGAETPRVLTLIARRARQMAGADTMAILLPDTGGRTLRVAIADGALAETCAAARRIPVDGTLAGRAFTLAEPRMAADAADIDDDADEGPVCAVPLGAPGAVRGVLWLGRRPGRIPFSRSEVCMLHAFAGHAAVALELAEARKDAERLGLLEDRDRIARDLHDVVIQRLFAIAMTLTGAARLVERPEASARLRYAIDELDGTIREIRSTIFALQPPADDPGLRARLVALVESARAQLGFLPALRLDGGLDTRVPAGIGEHLLAVVREGLSNVVRHARATRTTVSVRVDGDRLTLAVEDDGIGIPAQGRRSGLLNLRERAEALGGSCTAGRGPAGGTCLRWSVPLPPPGEASDED; encoded by the coding sequence GTGATCCCGCGGACGCGCCTGGACGAGCTGCTGGCCGAGCTGCACGGGCGGCTGCAGGCGGTCCTGGTGACGCGTGACCGGGTGCAGGCGCTGCTGGAGGCCGTCGTCTCGGTGGGCGGGGACCTCGATCTCGAAACCGTTCTGCGGCGCATCGTCGAGACCGCCACCACCCTGGTCGATGCCAGATACGGCGCGCTCGGCCTGATCGGGGAGGACAACACCCTGGCCCGGTTCGTGCCCGTCGGGCTGAGCGAGGAGGAGATCGCCAGAATCGGGCACTGGCCCCACGGGCTGGGCCTGCTCGGCCTGCTGATCAAGGAGCCCCGGACGCTGCGGCTGCCCGACATCTCCCGGCATCCCGAGTCGTACGGGTTCCCGTCCGGCCATCCCCCCATGCACGGCTTCCTCGGCGTCCCCGTACGCGTGCGGGGCGAGGTGTTCGGCAACCTCTACCTCACCGAGAAACGCGGGGGAGGGGAGTTCGACGAGGACGACGAGGCGATCGTCGTCGCCCTCGCCGGGGCCGCCGGGGTGGCGATCGAGAACGCCCGCCTCTACGAGGAGACCCGCCGCAGGGAGACCTGGCTGCAGGCGTCGGGCGAGATCACGACCAGCCTGCTGTCCGGCGCCGAGACGCCGCGCGTGCTCACGCTCATCGCCCGCCGCGCCCGGCAGATGGCCGGCGCCGACACCATGGCGATCCTGCTGCCGGACACCGGCGGGCGCACGCTCCGGGTCGCGATCGCCGACGGCGCTCTCGCCGAGACCTGCGCGGCGGCGCGCCGGATCCCCGTCGACGGCACGCTCGCCGGGCGGGCCTTCACCCTGGCCGAGCCCCGCATGGCGGCGGACGCCGCCGACATCGATGACGACGCCGACGAGGGGCCGGTGTGCGCCGTCCCGCTGGGCGCCCCGGGGGCCGTACGCGGGGTGCTGTGGCTCGGGCGGCGACCCGGCCGCATCCCGTTCAGCCGGTCGGAGGTGTGCATGCTCCACGCGTTCGCCGGGCACGCAGCCGTCGCGCTGGAACTGGCCGAGGCGCGCAAGGACGCCGAGCGGCTCGGCCTGCTCGAAGACCGCGACCGCATCGCCAGGGACCTGCACGACGTGGTCATCCAGCGGCTGTTCGCGATCGCGATGACCCTGACGGGCGCCGCTCGGCTGGTCGAGCGCCCGGAGGCGTCCGCCCGCCTGCGCTACGCGATCGACGAGCTCGACGGCACGATCCGGGAGATCCGCTCCACGATCTTCGCCCTGCAGCCCCCCGCCGACGATCCCGGGCTGCGCGCCCGGCTCGTCGCGCTGGTCGAGAGCGCGCGGGCGCAGCTCGGCTTCCTGCCCGCCCTGCGGCTGGACGGCGGGCTCGACACCCGCGTCCCCGCCGGCATCGGCGAACACCTGCTGGCGGTGGTGCGCGAGGGCCTGTCGAACGTCGTACGGCACGCCCGCGCGACCCGCACCACGGTGAGCGTCCGCGTGGACGGCGACCGGCTGACGCTGGCCGTGGAGGACGACGGGATCGGCATCCCGGCCCAGGGCCGCCGCAGCGGCCTGCTCAACCTGCGGGAACGGGCCGAGGCCCTGGGCGGGAGCTGCACGGCCGGGCGCGGCCCGGCCGGGGGCACCTGCCTGCGCTGGAGCGTCCCGCTGCCGCCACCTGGAGAGGCTTCCGATGAGGACTAG
- a CDS encoding universal stress protein — translation MRTSFADRPIVAGTDGTAGATQAVEWAADEAHRRGLPLRVVHAADRLPYDAPRYPIPDCYDRMIPSGRQLLDHAEKVARDRWPGLEVTTELADGRPGRVLREQACRAAEVVLGGHGPVGARLAGHVDVPVVVVRPASPGAAAEIVAGFDGSHAATPALAYAFEEARLSGHRLRVVCAWEPPISSGPRIAVDTGEIGRIREDRARRLLTAWRDRFADVETELDMVRAHPVSALVDASARAALLVVGSHGRNALTAALLGSVSRAMLEHARCPVAVVRHNP, via the coding sequence ATGAGGACTAGTTTCGCCGACCGCCCGATCGTGGCGGGCACCGACGGCACGGCAGGGGCCACCCAGGCCGTGGAGTGGGCGGCCGACGAGGCCCACCGGCGGGGCCTGCCCCTGCGGGTGGTCCACGCCGCCGACCGCCTGCCGTACGACGCCCCCCGCTATCCGATCCCCGACTGCTACGACCGGATGATCCCGTCCGGCCGGCAGCTGCTCGACCACGCCGAGAAGGTCGCCCGGGACCGGTGGCCCGGCCTGGAGGTGACCACGGAACTGGCCGACGGGCGGCCCGGCCGCGTGCTGCGCGAGCAGGCCTGCCGCGCGGCCGAAGTTGTGCTGGGTGGCCACGGGCCGGTCGGCGCCCGGCTCGCCGGTCACGTGGACGTGCCGGTCGTCGTCGTACGCCCGGCGTCTCCCGGCGCCGCCGCGGAGATCGTGGCCGGATTCGACGGTTCGCACGCGGCGACGCCCGCTCTCGCGTACGCGTTCGAGGAGGCCCGGCTGAGCGGGCACCGGCTCAGGGTCGTCTGCGCGTGGGAGCCGCCGATCTCCTCCGGGCCCAGGATCGCCGTGGACACCGGCGAGATCGGGCGGATCCGGGAGGACCGGGCGCGGCGCCTGCTGACAGCGTGGCGGGACAGGTTCGCCGACGTCGAGACCGAACTCGACATGGTCCGCGCCCACCCGGTCTCCGCGCTCGTCGACGCCTCGGCCCGGGCCGCCCTGCTCGTCGTCGGCTCCCACGGCAGGAACGCCCTCACCGCGGCCCTGCTCGGCTCGGTGAGCCGGGCCATGCTCGAACACGCCCGCTGCCCGGTGGCCGTCGTACGGCACAATCCCTGA
- a CDS encoding HPP family protein: MLAGEVMSSPAITLGRGDTVRRAIRVLYDHDITAAPVLGDHGELVGMVSEIDLLCGAFTPGMSAPATVADVMSRQVSTVEENTETAVLTDLMIARRIKSVPVLRDERVVGMVSRRDLMALLARSDAELRDAVLAALRERYPSETWEVSVRNGEIDLRGPEGQGPEHVADLLERAAPGIRPSRR; the protein is encoded by the coding sequence ATGCTCGCCGGTGAGGTCATGAGCAGCCCGGCGATCACGCTGGGCCGGGGTGACACGGTCCGACGGGCGATCCGGGTGCTGTACGACCACGACATCACGGCCGCTCCCGTGCTGGGGGACCACGGCGAACTGGTCGGGATGGTCAGCGAGATCGACCTGCTGTGCGGCGCGTTCACACCCGGCATGTCCGCGCCGGCCACGGTAGCGGACGTCATGTCACGGCAGGTCAGCACGGTCGAGGAGAACACCGAGACGGCGGTGCTGACCGACCTGATGATCGCCAGGAGGATCAAGAGCGTTCCGGTGCTGCGGGACGAGCGGGTCGTCGGGATGGTCAGCCGCCGGGACCTCATGGCGCTGCTGGCCAGGTCGGACGCCGAGCTGCGCGACGCGGTCCTCGCCGCGCTCCGCGAGCGCTATCCCTCCGAGACCTGGGAGGTGAGCGTGCGGAACGGGGAGATCGACCTGCGCGGCCCCGAGGGCCAGGGGCCCGAGCACGTGGCCGACCTGCTGGAGCGGGCGGCTCCCGGGATACGGCCGTCCCGCCGCTGA
- a CDS encoding HPP family protein, with protein MTVEAMTAADVMSRVLVTVKPDESPLMAWELMRRGSMHHLPVVDSGFHIIGVLTREDIAAHWSGGPAEQSSAQVRQLLGGRRCPHVPPDESLPGVAAAMLESEVDVVPVIGASGMLKGIVTVTDLLAAVAGRRTVVAQDADSSAGLFRLEPVLPPKPSRAD; from the coding sequence ATGACCGTGGAAGCTATGACCGCCGCCGACGTGATGAGCCGCGTGCTGGTGACCGTGAAGCCGGACGAGTCGCCGCTCATGGCCTGGGAGCTCATGCGCCGCGGGTCGATGCACCATCTGCCCGTCGTCGACTCCGGGTTCCACATCATCGGCGTGCTCACCCGGGAGGACATCGCCGCTCACTGGTCCGGCGGCCCGGCCGAGCAGTCGAGCGCCCAGGTGCGGCAACTGCTCGGAGGGCGCAGGTGCCCGCACGTGCCGCCGGACGAGTCCCTGCCCGGGGTGGCGGCCGCCATGCTGGAGTCGGAGGTGGACGTGGTGCCCGTCATCGGGGCCTCCGGCATGCTGAAGGGCATCGTCACCGTGACCGACCTGCTGGCGGCGGTGGCGGGCAGACGGACGGTCGTGGCACAGGACGCGGACTCCTCGGCGGGCCTGTTCCGGCTGGAGCCGGTGCTCCCGCCCAAGCCGTCGCGGGCGGACTGA
- a CDS encoding MBL fold metallo-hydrolase: MSARIDHAVTSGTFSLDGQTFDVDNNVWVLGDEAECVVFDAPHDVKAITDLIAGRRVLAILATHAHDDHVRVAPDLADATGAPVLLHPADLPLWRLTHPDREPGATLADGQTIEVAGTRLEVLHTPGHAPGACCFYSPDLGVLFTGDTLFQGGPGATGRSFSDFGVIIGSIRDRLLTLPPETVVHTGHGDSTTIGAEQPHLDDWIRRGH; encoded by the coding sequence GTGAGTGCCCGAATCGACCATGCCGTCACCTCGGGCACATTCAGCCTGGACGGCCAGACGTTCGACGTCGACAACAACGTGTGGGTGCTTGGCGACGAGGCCGAATGCGTCGTGTTCGACGCGCCCCACGACGTCAAGGCGATCACCGATCTGATCGCCGGTCGGCGGGTTCTGGCCATCCTGGCCACCCACGCCCACGACGACCATGTCCGGGTCGCTCCGGACCTGGCCGACGCCACCGGGGCGCCCGTCCTGCTGCACCCGGCCGACCTGCCGCTCTGGCGGCTCACCCACCCTGACCGGGAGCCCGGCGCCACCCTGGCCGACGGGCAGACCATCGAGGTCGCCGGGACCCGGCTCGAAGTGTTGCACACGCCGGGCCACGCCCCCGGCGCCTGCTGTTTCTATTCGCCGGACCTGGGTGTCCTCTTCACCGGCGACACCCTCTTCCAGGGCGGCCCCGGAGCAACGGGGCGCTCCTTCTCCGACTTCGGGGTCATCATCGGCTCGATCCGCGACCGCCTGCTGACTCTGCCGCCCGAGACCGTCGTGCACACCGGTCACGGCGACAGCACGACCATCGGCGCCGAGCAGCCCCATCTTGACGACTGGATCCGCCGAGGCCACTGA
- a CDS encoding HNH endonuclease has product MATLVEAARVVALVPVPEDAGVCLAEAEELLAARDRITSALAARVGRVHRAGEAKGHGHASTKLWLRSAGGMTPAGAGRLVTMSVELDRLPEVRRLFAEGGLAEGVVEAICTATSGLTDDQATTAERILLELAKSAGAAEVAKAGRYLRAVLDPDGHEKDEQADFDRRFFRVRRRRGGGLEGEFYLPVEVAARLQHMLDVYAKPKADGDDRPLSVRNADALIAFLENKIVTELLVLVNAESLPDDPSSGTACDEGEPIIDDGEPTIEEPADGEPEPADEESEGAEPGTRPSAVSPERTSTSPERTATVPPAGDDRSAGEDGCPTVAPSAGDDTSPAAPSAASRAAWPHFDPIDSHERGHERGDLRDGDGVQQGHADDHADDPSTREEGIERGHRRNGAWPQQARTQQTHAPDPPPEPDAPPDAEGSACPGGTAWPRGEARPENDAWAGVGADAPPGSSPPGAGGNVPPGVWLRGLPGLILATGHLLPVVSVHRLARTSTLVRIVMNAAGQVLDMGRKVRLATPAQRRAVFARYATCWVDGCPLPATLCQIDHCDNWCSGGLTDLKLLGPACQFHNRDRYRHPTRYTRRTIGDDRWAFTYRNPRTTRKRE; this is encoded by the coding sequence GTGGCGACTCTTGTCGAGGCGGCGCGGGTGGTGGCGTTGGTGCCGGTGCCTGAGGACGCGGGTGTGTGTCTGGCCGAGGCGGAGGAGTTGCTTGCGGCCCGGGATCGGATCACGTCGGCGTTGGCGGCCCGGGTCGGCCGTGTCCACCGGGCCGGGGAGGCGAAGGGTCATGGGCATGCGTCCACGAAGTTGTGGTTGCGGTCTGCTGGGGGGATGACGCCTGCGGGGGCGGGCCGGTTGGTGACGATGAGCGTGGAGTTGGATCGGCTGCCGGAGGTGCGCCGCCTCTTCGCGGAGGGTGGTCTGGCGGAGGGGGTCGTGGAGGCGATCTGCACAGCCACCTCTGGGCTGACCGATGACCAGGCCACCACCGCTGAGCGGATTTTGCTGGAGTTGGCGAAGTCGGCGGGTGCGGCGGAGGTGGCCAAGGCCGGGCGGTACCTACGCGCGGTGCTGGACCCCGACGGGCATGAGAAGGACGAGCAGGCCGACTTCGATCGCCGGTTCTTCCGCGTACGCCGGCGGAGGGGCGGCGGGTTGGAGGGGGAGTTCTATCTGCCGGTGGAGGTGGCGGCGAGGTTGCAGCACATGCTGGACGTCTACGCCAAGCCGAAGGCTGATGGTGATGACCGGCCGTTGAGTGTGCGGAACGCGGACGCGTTGATCGCGTTCTTGGAGAACAAGATCGTGACTGAGCTTCTGGTGCTGGTCAACGCCGAGTCTCTCCCCGACGACCCTTCGAGTGGCACTGCCTGCGACGAGGGTGAGCCCATTATCGACGATGGCGAGCCCACCATTGAGGAGCCCGCCGACGGAGAGCCAGAGCCCGCCGACGAGGAGTCGGAGGGTGCGGAGCCGGGCACACGGCCATCGGCCGTCAGCCCCGAACGCACATCCACCAGCCCCGAACGCACAGCCACTGTGCCCCCGGCGGGCGATGATCGCTCAGCCGGCGAGGACGGCTGCCCGACCGTCGCGCCCTCCGCTGGAGACGACACCTCCCCTGCCGCGCCCAGTGCCGCCTCCCGTGCCGCCTGGCCGCACTTCGACCCAATCGACAGCCACGAGCGCGGCCACGAGCGCGGCGATCTGCGCGACGGCGATGGCGTCCAGCAGGGCCACGCCGACGACCACGCCGACGACCCCAGCACTCGGGAAGAGGGCATCGAACGAGGACACCGCAGAAACGGAGCGTGGCCGCAGCAGGCACGCACTCAGCAGACGCATGCCCCTGATCCCCCACCCGAGCCCGACGCCCCGCCGGATGCGGAAGGGAGCGCCTGCCCAGGTGGGACCGCCTGGCCGAGAGGTGAGGCCCGGCCGGAGAACGACGCCTGGGCGGGGGTGGGAGCCGATGCGCCGCCGGGGAGCAGTCCGCCGGGAGCGGGCGGCAATGTGCCGCCGGGGGTGTGGTTGCGGGGGTTGCCGGGGCTGATCCTGGCGACCGGGCACCTGCTGCCCGTTGTCAGCGTGCACCGGCTGGCCCGCACCAGCACCCTGGTGAGGATCGTGATGAACGCCGCCGGGCAGGTCCTGGACATGGGCCGCAAGGTCAGGTTGGCCACCCCGGCCCAGCGCCGGGCGGTCTTCGCCCGGTACGCCACCTGCTGGGTCGACGGCTGCCCCCTGCCCGCCACCCTGTGCCAGATCGATCATTGCGACAACTGGTGCAGCGGCGGGCTGACCGACCTCAAGCTACTCGGGCCGGCGTGCCAGTTCCACAACCGCGACCGCTACCGCCACCCCACCCGCTACACCCGCCGCACGATCGGAGACGACCGCTGGGCCTTCACCTACCGCAACCCCCGCACCACCCGGAAACGCGAATGA
- a CDS encoding universal stress protein produces the protein MTGLVVAAVDGSKPATAALEWAADDARRRGAALRIVHVREPWAHQYPFHAVEGFADSYGEFCEGVLAAAAERARQVAPDLEVTTELAEGAVVETLRAASAGADALVVGSRGAGGFSGLVLGSVGLGLTGHAPVPVVVVRRPHRDEYHEVVVGFDGSPHSEAALEFAFEEARARRARVHAVYAWEAPIFSPFASGYTATMHEVFDEESRSARLRLAPWREKHPDVPLVESAVFGHPVPALAEASLVADLVVVGSRGLGGVRGALLGSVSHAVLHRAHCPVAIVRLPEGKR, from the coding sequence ATGACCGGACTGGTCGTCGCCGCCGTCGACGGATCGAAGCCCGCGACGGCGGCGCTGGAGTGGGCGGCGGACGACGCGCGGCGCAGGGGGGCCGCCCTGCGGATCGTCCATGTCCGCGAGCCGTGGGCGCACCAGTACCCGTTCCACGCCGTGGAGGGGTTCGCCGACTCGTACGGCGAGTTCTGCGAGGGGGTGCTCGCCGCGGCCGCCGAGCGTGCGCGCCAGGTCGCCCCGGACCTGGAAGTGACGACGGAACTCGCCGAGGGGGCGGTCGTGGAGACGTTGCGCGCCGCGTCGGCCGGGGCCGACGCGCTCGTGGTCGGCAGCCGGGGGGCGGGCGGCTTCTCCGGCCTGGTCCTCGGGTCGGTCGGCCTCGGCCTCACCGGGCACGCCCCGGTCCCCGTCGTGGTCGTACGCAGACCGCACCGCGACGAGTATCACGAGGTCGTCGTCGGTTTCGACGGATCGCCTCACTCGGAGGCCGCGCTGGAGTTCGCCTTCGAGGAGGCCCGGGCGCGCCGGGCCCGGGTGCACGCCGTGTACGCGTGGGAGGCGCCGATCTTCTCCCCCTTCGCCTCCGGCTACACCGCGACGATGCACGAGGTCTTCGACGAGGAGTCGCGCTCGGCCCGGCTGCGGCTGGCGCCGTGGCGCGAGAAGCACCCGGACGTCCCACTCGTCGAGTCGGCGGTCTTCGGGCACCCGGTCCCCGCGCTCGCCGAGGCGTCGCTCGTCGCCGACCTCGTCGTCGTCGGGTCGAGGGGGCTGGGCGGCGTGCGCGGCGCGCTGCTCGGCTCGGTCAGCCACGCCGTGCTGCACCGCGCGCACTGCCCGGTCGCGATCGTACGGCTCCCGGAAGGAAAGCGTTGA
- a CDS encoding YceI family protein — MIYIVKAAAWCQITPSPANCGDIAGRERGNADDMDVEAGTYALGPRSGRLLVLTGRAGLGAKAGHDLTIEVTRWRGEAVVTPGDPAASRVSLEAETASMRVREGTGGVKPLTDSDRVEIEKNMREKVLMPDRHPTITFRSTRVEGDPEAFRVEGDLTIAGVTRPVAVDGAFAGGRARGRATVVQSEWGIRPYSAFFGALRLRDEVEVIFDVRLVPG; from the coding sequence TTGATCTACATCGTAAAGGCGGCGGCCTGGTGCCAGATCACGCCGAGTCCCGCCAACTGCGGCGACATCGCCGGGCGAGAGCGTGGGAATGCCGATGACATGGACGTCGAGGCGGGCACGTACGCGCTGGGGCCCAGGTCGGGGCGGCTGCTGGTCCTCACCGGCCGCGCCGGTCTCGGTGCGAAGGCCGGGCATGACCTGACGATCGAGGTCACCAGATGGCGGGGCGAGGCGGTGGTGACGCCGGGCGACCCGGCGGCCTCCCGGGTCTCGCTGGAGGCCGAGACGGCCTCGATGCGGGTCAGGGAGGGCACGGGCGGGGTCAAGCCGCTCACCGACTCCGACCGGGTCGAGATCGAGAAGAACATGCGGGAGAAGGTCCTCATGCCGGACCGGCATCCCACGATCACGTTCCGGTCGACGCGGGTCGAGGGCGACCCCGAAGCGTTCCGCGTCGAGGGCGACCTGACCATCGCGGGCGTCACCCGGCCGGTCGCGGTCGACGGAGCCTTCGCCGGCGGGCGGGCACGCGGCCGGGCCACCGTCGTGCAGTCGGAGTGGGGCATCCGCCCCTACTCCGCGTTCTTCGGCGCGCTCAGGCTGCGCGACGAGGTCGAAGTGATCTTCGACGTACGGCTCGTGCCGGGCTGA